One window of the Streptomyces sp. NBC_00259 genome contains the following:
- a CDS encoding metal-dependent hydrolase → MSNTRPVKVASEHTALTARKVSFAWEETPLHWVPGDPFATHTINVLHLLLPAGERWFVHVYKQVLPHIHDDRLREDVIGFIGQEAVHSQAHDDVLPHLRELGLDPTPYTAQVDWFFEKLLGDRTLPPGKPRAWWLKERVALIAAIEHYTAFLGDWVLNAGELDRRGADPMMLDLLRWHGAEEVEHRSVAFDLFMHVDGSYRRRVRTWAAAFSALVFLWQRGARFFMENDPTLPDGRASFRDFYRAGTRGVLPSTPDLLRSIPRYLSRAYHPSQEGSTAQAVAYLASSPGANGLHDKAMKDKGLDDKGLDDKRMDDKRMDDKRMDGKGVDDNGPDGPCPKGGR, encoded by the coding sequence ATGTCTAATACGCGGCCGGTCAAGGTGGCGTCGGAACACACGGCGCTCACAGCCCGAAAGGTCTCCTTCGCCTGGGAGGAGACCCCGCTCCACTGGGTCCCCGGCGATCCGTTCGCCACCCACACGATCAATGTGCTGCATCTGCTCCTCCCGGCCGGCGAACGCTGGTTCGTCCACGTCTACAAGCAGGTCCTGCCGCACATCCACGACGACCGGCTGCGCGAGGACGTCATCGGCTTCATCGGCCAGGAGGCGGTCCACTCGCAGGCCCATGACGACGTACTGCCGCACCTCAGGGAACTGGGCCTCGACCCCACCCCCTACACCGCGCAGGTCGACTGGTTCTTCGAGAAGCTGCTCGGCGACCGGACCCTGCCGCCCGGAAAGCCGCGCGCATGGTGGCTGAAGGAACGGGTCGCGCTGATCGCCGCGATCGAGCACTACACGGCCTTCCTCGGCGACTGGGTGCTCAACGCCGGTGAACTGGACCGGCGCGGCGCCGACCCGATGATGCTGGATCTGCTGCGCTGGCACGGCGCGGAGGAGGTCGAGCACCGCTCGGTCGCCTTCGACCTGTTCATGCACGTCGACGGCAGCTACCGGCGCCGGGTGAGGACCTGGGCGGCGGCCTTCTCCGCGCTCGTCTTCCTCTGGCAGCGCGGCGCCCGCTTCTTCATGGAGAACGACCCCACGCTGCCCGACGGCAGGGCGAGCTTCCGGGACTTCTACCGCGCGGGAACCCGCGGCGTCCTCCCGTCCACACCGGACCTGCTGCGCTCCATCCCGCGCTATCTCAGCCGTGCCTACCACCCCAGCCAGGAGGGCAGCACCGCCCAGGCCGTCGCCTATCTGGCCTCGTCACCCGGCGCCAACGGCCTGCACGACAAGGCCATGAAGGACAAGGGCCTGGACGACAAGGGCCTGGACGACAAGCGCATGGACGACAAGCGCATGGACGACAAGCGCATGGACGGCAAGGGCGTGGACGACAACGGCCCGGACGGCCCGTGCCCGAAGGGAGGCCGCTGA